A genomic window from Tolypothrix sp. PCC 7910 includes:
- the dapF gene encoding diaminopimelate epimerase, with product MAIEFTKYHGLGNDFILIDNRSSSEPVITPEQAIKLCDRHFGIGADGVIFALPGENGTDYTMRIFNSDGSEPEMCGNGIRCLGVFLADLEGKSRTKDLYRIQTLAGVMSPQLMADGQVKVDMGLPKLLAGEIPTTLSAGDTKVINQPLEVAGKTWEVTCVSMGNPHCITFVEDVAAIPLESIGPQFEHHPAFPQRTNTEFIQVVSGDYLKMRVWERGAGITLACGTGACASLVAGVLTGKCDRFATVELPGGPLQIEWSEIDQRVYMTGPAERVFAGKL from the coding sequence ATGGCAATCGAATTTACTAAGTATCACGGTTTGGGGAATGACTTTATTCTCATTGATAATCGCTCCTCATCAGAGCCAGTAATCACTCCAGAGCAAGCAATCAAGTTGTGCGATCGCCACTTTGGTATCGGTGCAGATGGTGTAATTTTTGCTTTGCCAGGAGAAAACGGTACTGACTACACGATGCGAATTTTTAATTCTGATGGTTCAGAACCGGAAATGTGCGGTAATGGAATTCGCTGTTTAGGTGTATTTTTAGCTGACTTAGAGGGCAAATCTAGGACTAAAGACTTATATCGCATCCAAACACTGGCTGGTGTGATGTCACCGCAACTGATGGCGGATGGCCAAGTTAAGGTGGATATGGGTTTACCCAAATTACTTGCTGGAGAAATTCCCACTACTTTAAGTGCTGGGGATACCAAGGTAATTAATCAACCCCTAGAAGTGGCGGGGAAAACTTGGGAAGTTACCTGTGTGAGTATGGGCAATCCTCACTGTATTACCTTTGTGGAAGATGTAGCCGCAATTCCTTTAGAAAGTATTGGGCCTCAGTTTGAACATCACCCAGCTTTTCCTCAACGCACAAATACCGAATTTATTCAAGTTGTCAGCGGTGATTACTTGAAAATGCGAGTTTGGGAACGAGGCGCTGGTATTACTTTAGCTTGCGGTACAGGTGCTTGTGCTTCCTTAGTGGCTGGTGTGTTAACCGGAAAATGCGATCGCTTCGCCACTGTAGAACTACCTGGTGGCCCCTTACAAATTGAATGGTCAGAAATTGACCAACGGGTTTATATGACTGGCCCAGCAGAGCGAGTTTTTGCCGGAAAATTATAG
- a CDS encoding ATP-binding protein, which yields MHRFFRRLSLSQKIVLPLLIVCFSVFMFGLLALGHWFTDSLEQNFRQEVESFAERVSQDFQYEQQTLETKIELIATQNQLVQAVEKRDQALLLQILLPLKSVLKLDWIKIVDSQGNLLLDARNNSLYQVKILDEAISNSASRGAHLIDLLNVEGGKQVLQVVTNVIKSSAGISGGMIIGYSVDNTLLKKIAAGSSKHLIVLREKQIVATTLSTVTSSKQQFPSPDLPARRITIDNQNYLAKSILFRGASNSLVTTVLYPILPLDLARWKLWQHLGVLFLLGSLIVAIMGSLIARAITRPLKALTQIAQQVTHSSDFNLQASVTTEDEVGILALALNQLIQQVKRLLVEQYEANSKLEAYSQNLEQKVIERTQELQQKNLNLKQTLNELKLTQSQLIQHEKMSSLGRLVAGIAHEINNPVNFIYGNLKYTDEYTKQLLLLLQLYQKYYPNPEAEIQNAQQEAEIEYLIEDLPKILTSMKIGSERIREIVLSLRIFSRLDEAEFKTADLHQGIDSTLLILQHRLKAQNNRPQIKLIKDYGEIPAIPCFAGQLNQVFMNILANAIDALEEAFEKGLCAEPVIHITSAQLNKNIIIKIADNGTGITEEVRLHLFEPFFTTKPVGKGTGMGLSISYQIVTKKHGGLLECFSLPERGTEFVITIPIR from the coding sequence ATGCACAGATTTTTTAGGCGGTTGAGTCTAAGCCAAAAGATAGTTCTACCGCTACTAATAGTTTGTTTTAGCGTATTCATGTTTGGCTTACTGGCACTAGGACATTGGTTCACAGATAGTTTGGAACAGAATTTTCGCCAAGAAGTTGAAAGTTTTGCTGAACGTGTTTCTCAAGATTTTCAGTATGAGCAGCAAACGCTAGAAACTAAAATTGAGTTGATTGCCACACAAAATCAGCTTGTCCAAGCTGTGGAAAAGCGCGATCAAGCCTTACTTTTACAGATATTATTACCACTTAAGTCCGTATTGAAATTAGATTGGATCAAAATAGTTGATTCCCAAGGCAACTTATTACTAGATGCGCGTAACAATTCTTTATATCAAGTTAAAATATTGGATGAAGCAATTAGTAATAGCGCTAGCCGTGGTGCACATTTAATTGATTTGTTAAATGTAGAAGGCGGAAAACAAGTTCTGCAAGTGGTAACCAATGTAATTAAATCATCTGCTGGAATTTCAGGAGGAATGATCATTGGTTATTCAGTAGATAATACGCTTCTGAAAAAAATTGCTGCAGGTTCTTCTAAGCATTTGATTGTTCTCAGAGAGAAACAGATAGTCGCTACAACATTATCAACAGTAACTAGTAGCAAACAACAATTTCCTAGTCCTGATTTACCCGCTAGGCGAATTACGATTGACAACCAGAACTATTTAGCTAAAAGCATCTTATTTCGAGGCGCAAGCAATTCTCTAGTAACTACAGTGTTGTATCCCATTTTGCCTTTAGACCTGGCTCGATGGAAACTCTGGCAGCATTTGGGAGTGTTATTTTTACTGGGAAGCTTGATTGTGGCAATTATGGGAAGTTTAATTGCGCGAGCCATTACTCGTCCTTTAAAAGCTTTAACTCAGATTGCACAACAAGTTACCCATAGCTCTGATTTTAATCTCCAAGCCTCAGTGACAACCGAAGACGAGGTTGGTATTTTAGCTCTCGCTTTGAATCAGTTAATTCAACAGGTTAAACGACTACTAGTAGAGCAATACGAAGCTAACAGCAAACTAGAAGCTTACAGCCAAAACTTAGAACAAAAAGTAATAGAGCGCACGCAAGAACTACAGCAAAAAAATCTTAATCTTAAACAAACTTTAAACGAACTCAAACTTACGCAGTCACAACTGATCCAGCACGAAAAAATGTCTTCTTTGGGGCGCTTAGTTGCTGGTATCGCTCATGAAATAAATAACCCAGTTAATTTTATTTACGGTAATCTTAAATACACTGATGAATATACTAAACAATTGCTTTTATTACTTCAGTTGTATCAGAAGTATTACCCCAACCCAGAAGCAGAAATTCAAAATGCTCAACAAGAAGCTGAGATTGAATACCTAATAGAAGATTTGCCGAAGATACTGACTTCAATGAAGATTGGATCTGAGCGCATCCGTGAGATTGTGTTGAGTTTGCGAATCTTCTCTCGGTTAGATGAAGCTGAGTTTAAAACGGCAGACTTGCACCAGGGTATTGATAGTACTTTGTTAATTTTACAACATCGGTTAAAAGCACAAAACAATCGCCCTCAAATTAAATTAATCAAAGATTATGGTGAAATACCAGCAATACCCTGCTTTGCAGGACAATTGAACCAGGTATTTATGAATATCCTGGCAAATGCCATTGATGCTTTAGAAGAAGCTTTTGAAAAAGGGCTTTGTGCTGAACCAGTAATTCACATTACTTCTGCACAGCTAAATAAAAACATTATTATTAAAATTGCTGATAACGGTACAGGAATTACAGAAGAAGTTAGACTGCATCTATTTGAACCATTTTTTACGACTAAACCAGTTGGTAAAGGTACTGGGATGGGATTATCAATTAGTTATCAAATTGTTACTAAAAAACATGGTGGATTGTTAGAGTGTTTCTCCTTACCAGAGCGAGGAACTGAGTTTGTAATTACCATTCCCATACGCTAA
- a CDS encoding substrate-binding domain-containing protein — translation MQKIAYSLFMGIMIFGLYSCNSINSTAPKDSRQIASQTDSQAQKIIKMGSSSSTLTVSKLLAKAYESQNKAIKIEFVSNSQSEGAIASLKNNLIEIASTSKKLKPEEDNGQIQYRELAKDLLVVATHNSVKGVNNLSTQQLKAIYKGEITNWQELGGPNEKIVVLDRPEDESAKKILRKYYLGDDKTTTKAVILNKEGELIETLQNTPNSIGAFSLAYSLINQLPVNRLSLNGVAPTQENLINGKYPMLRQIGIISSKKPSAQTQGFIDFIYSETGKKLLQKNSFVPAQ, via the coding sequence ATGCAAAAAATTGCTTACTCGCTGTTCATGGGAATTATGATCTTTGGGCTGTACAGTTGTAATTCGATTAATTCAACTGCCCCAAAAGATTCTCGTCAAATTGCTAGTCAGACTGATTCCCAAGCCCAAAAAATTATCAAAATGGGTAGTTCTAGTTCAACGTTAACGGTCTCAAAACTGTTAGCAAAAGCTTATGAATCTCAAAATAAAGCAATTAAAATTGAGTTTGTTTCTAATAGCCAATCTGAAGGTGCGATCGCATCTTTGAAAAACAATCTTATCGAAATTGCTAGTACTAGTAAAAAACTCAAGCCTGAAGAAGATAACGGTCAAATACAGTATCGTGAATTAGCAAAAGACTTGTTAGTTGTTGCTACCCATAATAGCGTTAAAGGTGTTAACAATCTTTCAACTCAGCAGTTAAAAGCGATTTATAAAGGTGAAATCACTAATTGGCAAGAACTGGGCGGGCCTAATGAAAAAATTGTAGTGTTAGATCGGCCAGAAGATGAGTCAGCCAAAAAAATATTGCGAAAATATTATTTAGGTGATGATAAGACTACAACTAAAGCTGTAATTTTAAACAAAGAGGGTGAATTAATAGAAACCTTACAAAATACTCCTAATTCTATTGGTGCTTTTTCTTTAGCGTATTCACTCATCAATCAATTACCAGTGAATCGTCTCAGTCTCAACGGAGTTGCACCTACCCAAGAAAACTTAATTAATGGTAAATACCCAATGCTACGTCAAATTGGCATTATATCGAGTAAAAAGCCTTCAGCACAGACCCAGGGTTTTATAGATTTTATCTATAGCGAGACAGGAAAAAAACTGCTCCAAAAAAATAGCTTTGTCCCTGCTCAATAA
- a CDS encoding DNA-3-methyladenine glycosylase translates to MTLKETISPTPEIESLTQETFTHALMVLAHLDSDFARILEKFGPPPMWERERGFHTLLRIILEQQVSLAAAKAVYTRLCGIVQTLTPENFLTLDDMQLRGVGFSRQKMLYCRELANAMSNGQLNLIQLETMDETTIRTQLKRIKGIGDWTVDIYLLMALQRPDVFPKGDLGVAIALQKLKGLTTRPTPAEIEAIAQNWRPWRAVATRILWHYYLSVITVNKKIK, encoded by the coding sequence ATGACTTTAAAAGAAACAATTTCTCCAACACCAGAAATAGAATCACTAACTCAAGAAACTTTTACCCATGCTTTGATGGTGCTTGCTCATCTTGACAGTGATTTTGCTCGCATTCTAGAGAAATTTGGCCCGCCACCAATGTGGGAAAGAGAAAGAGGTTTTCATACCTTGCTGCGGATTATTTTAGAACAGCAAGTTTCCTTAGCCGCAGCGAAGGCTGTTTATACGCGTCTATGTGGAATTGTCCAAACACTCACACCAGAGAATTTTTTAACGTTAGATGATATGCAATTAAGAGGAGTTGGATTTAGTCGGCAAAAAATGCTTTATTGTCGAGAATTAGCGAATGCAATGAGCAACGGTCAGCTAAATTTAATTCAACTAGAGACAATGGATGAAACAACTATTAGGACGCAATTAAAACGCATCAAAGGTATTGGAGACTGGACAGTTGATATTTACTTGCTGATGGCGCTACAACGTCCTGATGTGTTTCCCAAAGGCGATTTAGGAGTAGCGATCGCTTTACAAAAGCTTAAAGGATTAACCACACGCCCCACACCCGCAGAAATAGAAGCGATCGCCCAAAATTGGCGGCCTTGGCGTGCAGTCGCTACTAGAATCCTCTGGCACTACTATCTCAGTGTTATTACAGTAAATAAAAAAATCAAATAA
- a CDS encoding PAS domain S-box protein, which yields MATIASITLVPGCTKAQKVDETVKLLHKPDFPHRTLTLLEKIAANLPGMIFQVLQRQDGSEQVMYVSSGCRELYELEPEVIQADLQVLYKLVHPQDANSLVESVDVAKATLSPWRWEGRIITPSGKIKWIQGASQLELQANGDWLWEGLVMDITDRKQAEEELRTSERRYKAILDAIPDLMFRLSRDGEYLDLKGDGANIVLPREEIVGKNLEDILPTDVVAISQEAIAKTLDSHNLQTCEYQLPTPLGIRDYEARLVASGTDEVLAIVRDITERKQAEANLQSLAQKYSKAFRCSPNPISLSTLEEGRYIEVNDSFVRLSGFDREEAIGRTSFELNMWVNKRDRMKLLQDLRDLGMVRNLEIEFRAKSGQILTSLLSAEIIELDGTPCILAVNHDITERKQVEAQLRLSAQRDRLLTETLARIRSSLNLEQILQTTVTEVRQFLQADRVFIGLNDAEQGGKTVAESVDPKYPAILGWTTEDKTYLQELKTLLSTNRVRLVEDINQVAASPKLKAHYEQFQTRATLAVPIMVNNELLGALIANQCSGPRHWQAIEIDLLQQMSEQLAIAIQQARLYQELATLNTNLEHQVEERTAQLQQKMQELEGLQRVKDVVLHTVAHDLRTAVMGNLLVLKNLLKNRGHNQESTPSEIPVPRSVIERMIQGNDRQLGMIDSLLEIHSCEGQGMALRRELVHFSTLLESIIKDLQPTLNQNQAILNNLLPDDLPLVMADPTQLQRVVAHLFTHRLQNNPPGLSFTIRTKIEPGMIRTEIQDNGIVMSKLECDRLFDLSVREPQACCSTSLALKMYLSRQIIQAHGGEIGVISSRKQGLTFWFTLPLATPSPIIRNS from the coding sequence ATGGCAACAATTGCCTCAATTACATTAGTTCCTGGCTGTACAAAGGCACAAAAAGTGGATGAAACTGTAAAATTACTGCATAAACCAGATTTTCCACATAGGACTCTAACTTTGTTGGAGAAAATTGCTGCTAATTTACCGGGAATGATTTTCCAAGTCCTGCAACGTCAGGATGGTTCTGAACAGGTGATGTATGTAAGTTCTGGTTGTCGTGAACTATATGAATTAGAACCAGAAGTTATTCAAGCAGATTTGCAGGTACTATACAAACTAGTTCATCCACAGGATGCGAACAGCCTTGTAGAATCTGTTGATGTTGCTAAAGCTACTTTGTCACCTTGGCGTTGGGAAGGCCGCATCATTACACCTAGTGGCAAAATCAAGTGGATTCAAGGCGCTTCTCAGCTAGAACTACAAGCTAATGGTGATTGGCTGTGGGAGGGTTTAGTAATGGATATTACAGACCGCAAGCAAGCAGAGGAAGAATTGCGAACCAGCGAGAGGCGCTATAAAGCGATTTTAGATGCGATTCCTGATTTGATGTTTCGCCTCAGCCGTGATGGTGAGTATTTAGACTTGAAAGGTGATGGCGCAAATATAGTTTTACCCAGAGAAGAGATTGTTGGTAAAAACTTGGAAGATATATTACCAACAGATGTAGTTGCCATTAGCCAAGAAGCGATCGCTAAAACTTTGGATTCTCATAATTTGCAAACCTGTGAATATCAACTACCAACGCCTTTAGGAATTCGAGATTATGAGGCACGTTTGGTAGCAAGCGGTACAGATGAAGTGTTGGCAATTGTTCGAGATATTACGGAGCGTAAACAAGCAGAAGCTAATTTACAAAGTCTGGCGCAAAAGTATTCTAAAGCTTTTCGTTGCAGTCCCAATCCCATCAGTCTCAGCACGCTGGAAGAAGGACGCTACATAGAAGTTAACGACAGTTTTGTCAGACTTTCGGGTTTCGACCGAGAAGAAGCGATTGGGCGCACATCTTTTGAGTTAAATATGTGGGTTAATAAGCGCGATCGCATGAAATTATTACAAGACTTGCGAGACCTGGGTATGGTAAGGAACTTAGAAATAGAATTTCGCGCTAAATCAGGACAGATTCTCACATCACTGCTATCGGCAGAAATTATTGAATTAGATGGCACTCCCTGCATCTTAGCAGTCAATCACGACATTACCGAACGTAAACAGGTAGAAGCCCAATTGCGCCTTTCCGCCCAGCGCGATCGCTTGTTGACGGAAACTTTAGCCAGAATTCGCTCTTCCCTCAACTTAGAGCAAATTCTGCAAACTACAGTCACAGAAGTCCGGCAATTTTTACAAGCTGACCGAGTTTTTATTGGTCTGAATGATGCCGAACAAGGAGGTAAAACGGTTGCAGAATCAGTAGATCCTAAATATCCTGCAATTTTGGGTTGGACAACTGAAGATAAAACTTATCTCCAAGAATTAAAAACTCTCCTCTCTACTAATCGGGTGCGCTTAGTAGAAGATATCAATCAAGTAGCTGCATCGCCCAAATTAAAGGCACACTATGAACAATTCCAGACGCGAGCAACCTTGGCTGTACCAATTATGGTCAACAATGAATTATTGGGAGCGTTAATTGCTAACCAATGTTCTGGGCCGCGTCACTGGCAAGCTATAGAAATAGATTTACTCCAACAAATGTCAGAGCAGTTAGCGATCGCTATTCAACAAGCTCGACTTTATCAAGAATTAGCAACGCTCAATACTAATTTAGAACACCAGGTAGAAGAACGCACCGCCCAATTACAGCAGAAAATGCAGGAACTAGAAGGACTGCAACGGGTAAAAGATGTAGTATTGCACACCGTTGCTCACGATTTGCGAACTGCAGTGATGGGTAATCTATTGGTGCTGAAAAATTTACTTAAAAATCGCGGGCATAATCAGGAATCCACCCCATCGGAAATTCCTGTCCCGCGTTCGGTAATTGAGCGGATGATTCAAGGTAATGACCGCCAATTAGGAATGATTGACTCATTACTAGAAATTCATAGTTGCGAAGGTCAAGGAATGGCCCTGCGCCGGGAATTGGTACATTTTAGTACGCTGCTGGAGTCGATTATTAAAGACTTGCAGCCGACGCTGAATCAAAACCAAGCGATACTGAATAACTTATTGCCTGACGACTTACCATTAGTGATGGCAGATCCAACTCAGTTGCAAAGAGTCGTAGCTCATTTATTTACCCATAGATTGCAAAATAATCCCCCAGGGTTAAGCTTTACCATTAGAACCAAAATTGAACCTGGCATGATTCGCACCGAAATTCAAGATAATGGTATCGTCATGAGCAAACTAGAGTGCGATCGCCTATTTGATTTATCTGTTCGGGAACCCCAAGCTTGTTGTTCCACAAGTCTAGCTTTAAAAATGTACCTCAGTCGGCAAATAATTCAGGCTCATGGCGGCGAAATTGGCGTTATTAGTAGTCGCAAGCAAGGTTTAACTTTTTGGTTCACATTACCCTTAGCTACTCCATCCCCAATAATTCGTAATTCGTAA
- a CDS encoding ATP-binding protein, with protein MATLLKTVERWAKTAFCTSTNEKVAVAKTKIQESEWLAARQRFLWQRLQLWLLLALICLFTFTLRNIYDLYFPLKEFEQLPEAFRTQGLFINLAMLVILIICFSLHRTQFGQRYPGLLFLGSSWSISLASQLFATIKGFAFPDTLGWSLLFLSQATFIPVSWRLHLMSQVGLLIYYFGVNTILGLPTPIPEHPEIYNVTFILYVFWLCAICDLGVYLYDRLQRSDFYAHQELESAYQQIKVAEAKYRSIFENAVEGIFQSSPDGKYITANPALAKIYGYSSAEEVTANFTDIEHQLYVNPNRRADFVRLIEQNGSISEFESQIYRRDGSIVWISEKAYAVRDEQGKLLYYEGLIEDITKRKQAEEALRVFFHAVSHDLRNPVLGTLMVLKNLLANPDSKITISRSILERMVQSSDRQLSLINSLLEAHSSEVQGISIQHQQVQLHTIVEAAIADLEPMLAENQATLKNSVTADLPLINADPTQLWRVFSNLIVNAVKHNPPGLELIINAIIKENKIYCTVSDNGVGISQQQSDRLFDLYYRGNISRNSVSLGLGLYLCKQIILAHGGEIGVNSALDKGATFWFTLPIQ; from the coding sequence ATGGCTACCTTATTAAAAACAGTGGAAAGGTGGGCTAAAACAGCCTTTTGTACATCAACTAATGAAAAAGTTGCTGTTGCTAAAACTAAAATTCAAGAATCAGAATGGTTAGCGGCTAGACAGCGCTTTTTATGGCAAAGGTTGCAATTATGGCTATTACTAGCACTAATCTGCTTATTTACCTTTACTTTGCGTAATATTTATGATTTATATTTTCCCTTAAAAGAATTTGAGCAATTACCAGAGGCGTTCAGAACCCAAGGATTGTTTATCAATCTTGCCATGCTGGTAATTCTCATTATTTGCTTTAGCTTGCACAGAACTCAGTTTGGTCAGCGTTATCCTGGACTATTATTTTTAGGGTCGTCTTGGTCAATTAGCCTCGCATCACAGTTATTTGCTACCATCAAAGGCTTTGCATTCCCTGACACCCTGGGTTGGTCACTACTGTTTTTAAGTCAAGCTACATTTATTCCCGTTTCCTGGCGTTTGCATTTGATGTCTCAGGTGGGTTTGCTGATTTACTATTTTGGTGTCAATACAATCTTAGGACTACCAACCCCCATACCAGAACATCCAGAAATTTATAATGTCACGTTTATCTTGTACGTTTTTTGGCTATGTGCGATCTGTGATCTGGGTGTTTATCTTTACGATCGCCTACAACGTTCAGATTTTTATGCTCATCAAGAACTAGAATCGGCTTATCAACAGATCAAGGTTGCAGAAGCAAAATATCGGAGTATCTTTGAAAACGCTGTGGAAGGGATTTTTCAAAGCAGTCCTGATGGTAAGTACATTACAGCTAATCCTGCCTTAGCTAAGATTTACGGTTACTCATCTGCAGAGGAAGTAACAGCTAACTTCACTGATATTGAGCATCAACTATATGTTAACCCCAACCGTAGAGCCGATTTTGTCCGCCTGATTGAACAGAATGGTAGCATCTCAGAATTTGAATCCCAAATTTACCGCCGAGACGGGAGTATTGTTTGGATTTCCGAAAAAGCTTACGCAGTTCGCGACGAACAGGGAAAGCTGCTTTATTACGAAGGACTAATTGAAGACATCACTAAGCGCAAACAAGCTGAAGAAGCCTTGCGAGTCTTTTTCCACGCAGTTTCTCACGACTTACGCAACCCAGTACTAGGTACTTTAATGGTGCTGAAGAATTTACTGGCAAACCCAGACAGCAAAATTACTATTTCCCGTTCGATTTTAGAACGGATGGTGCAAAGTAGCGATCGCCAACTCAGCTTGATTAACTCCTTACTGGAAGCTCATAGTAGTGAGGTACAAGGGATATCTATACAACACCAGCAAGTACAATTACATACAATTGTCGAAGCTGCGATCGCGGATTTAGAACCGATGCTAGCGGAAAACCAAGCGACACTGAAAAATTCAGTCACCGCAGATTTACCATTAATTAACGCCGATCCGACACAACTGTGGCGTGTGTTTTCTAACTTGATTGTCAATGCGGTAAAACACAACCCCCCAGGATTAGAGTTGATAATCAACGCCATCATTAAGGAAAACAAGATTTATTGTACAGTCAGCGATAACGGTGTCGGCATCAGCCAGCAACAAAGCGATCGCCTTTTTGACCTTTACTATCGGGGTAATATCTCTCGTAATTCTGTCAGTTTGGGATTGGGATTGTATCTATGTAAGCAAATCATCCTAGCTCATGGTGGCGAAATTGGCGTAAATAGCGCTTTAGATAAAGGTGCAACCTTCTGGTTTACATTGCCAATACAGTAA
- a CDS encoding ferredoxin has protein sequence MMMMMAESMTTEMQTCMDACMECHKMCMEAMTHCMSMFKGGKQMDMNMMSMMGMMRDCAEMCMMCMNMMMGGSEFMGRTCMLCAEMCDRCAMACEQMSDNPKMMECAAACRKCAESCRMMQMMPA, from the coding sequence ATGATGATGATGATGGCTGAATCCATGACAACCGAAATGCAAACTTGCATGGATGCTTGCATGGAATGTCATAAAATGTGCATGGAAGCCATGACTCATTGTATGTCTATGTTCAAAGGCGGTAAGCAAATGGACATGAACATGATGAGCATGATGGGCATGATGCGCGACTGCGCTGAAATGTGCATGATGTGCATGAACATGATGATGGGCGGTTCCGAATTTATGGGACGCACTTGTATGTTGTGTGCAGAAATGTGCGATCGCTGTGCAATGGCTTGCGAACAAATGAGCGACAATCCCAAAATGATGGAATGTGCTGCTGCTTGCCGCAAGTGTGCAGAATCTTGCAGAATGATGCAAATGATGCCTGCTTAA
- a CDS encoding ABC transporter ATP-binding protein, whose amino-acid sequence MAPAVLIQNLQKRYGTVEAVKDVSFQVEPGEIFGLLGPNGAGKTTTLRALCTLTTPDAGKIEVSGISVLNNPRVARQKLGYVAQEVALDKVLTGRELLQLQAALYHLPSAVGKQRIETVLDLLNLQEYADKKTGTYSGGLRKRLDLAAGLLHAPDVLVLDEPTVGLDIESRFIVWEFLRKLRASGTTVVITSHYLEEIDALADRVAIIDRGVVIASGTPSQLKDQVGGDRITLRIREFSPIEEAEKAKHLLQALPLVQEVIINSAQGNSLNLVVTPQNDALITIQQALNTAGLPIFGIAQSRPSLDDVYLAATGRTLMDAELAAAANRDPKAEKKQNMR is encoded by the coding sequence ATGGCTCCCGCTGTTTTAATTCAAAATCTGCAAAAGCGCTATGGCACGGTGGAAGCCGTCAAAGATGTCTCATTTCAGGTAGAACCTGGAGAAATCTTTGGCTTACTCGGCCCCAATGGCGCTGGCAAAACAACTACTCTGCGTGCTTTGTGTACCCTCACCACGCCGGATGCTGGCAAAATCGAAGTATCTGGAATTTCGGTGTTGAATAACCCCAGAGTAGCCAGACAAAAGTTAGGTTATGTGGCTCAAGAAGTCGCTTTAGATAAGGTATTAACTGGTAGAGAACTGCTGCAACTGCAAGCGGCACTTTATCACCTCCCTAGCGCGGTAGGGAAACAGCGAATTGAGACAGTATTAGATTTACTCAATTTGCAAGAATACGCTGATAAAAAAACCGGAACTTATTCTGGCGGTTTACGCAAGCGCCTGGATTTGGCGGCGGGACTACTCCATGCACCAGATGTTTTGGTGTTGGATGAACCAACTGTAGGGCTTGACATCGAAAGCCGCTTTATTGTGTGGGAATTCTTGCGGAAGTTACGTGCCTCTGGAACTACGGTAGTAATTACCAGCCATTATTTAGAAGAAATTGACGCGCTAGCCGATCGCGTGGCGATTATCGATCGCGGCGTTGTCATTGCATCTGGGACACCTTCACAATTAAAAGACCAAGTAGGAGGCGATCGCATTACTCTGCGAATTCGCGAATTCTCCCCCATTGAAGAAGCCGAAAAAGCTAAACATCTCCTGCAAGCTTTGCCATTGGTGCAGGAAGTAATTATCAACAGCGCCCAAGGTAATTCTCTTAATTTGGTAGTCACACCCCAAAATGACGCGCTGATTACCATTCAGCAAGCCTTAAATACAGCTGGCTTACCCATCTTTGGCATCGCCCAATCTCGCCCCAGCCTAGATGACGTTTACCTCGCCGCCACCGGACGCACCCTCATGGATGCAGAACTTGCAGCCGCAGCTAATCGCGATCCAAAAGCCGAGAAGAAGCAGAATATGAGGTAG